GATATCGACGAGGCCAAGCGGCTCGAGCTCTACCGGCTGCAGGTCGAGATCCGCGATTTCGAGCAACGCGCCTACGATCTGTTCCTGCAGAACCTGGTCAAGGGCACGAGCCATCTCTCGCTCGGCCAGGAGGCGGTGGCGGCGGGCTTTGCCGGCGCCATGCGGCCGGGGGATTTGAGCTTCTGCACCTATCGCGGCCATGCCCATACGCTGGCCCGCGGCGTCGCCATGGCGAAGGTCCTCGGCGAGTTGATGCAGCGCGACAACGGGCTGATGCGCGGCAAGGGCGGCTCGATGCACCTGACCTCCGTCGAGCACGGCGTCATGGGCTCCTACGCCATCGTCGGCGCGCACCTGCCGATCGCCTGCGGGGCGGCCTGGCGTGCCCAGTACAAGGGCGACAAGGACGTCTCGGTGTGCTTCTTCGGCGACGGCACCACCAATATCGGCGCCTTTCACGAGTCGCTGAACTTCGCCTCGGTGTGGAAGCTGCCGGTCGTCTTCGTCTGCGAGAACAATCTGTACATGGAATATACCGCCATCGGCGAGGTCACCGCGGTGGAGCATCCGGCCGCCGGCCGCGCCCGATCCTACGGGCTTGAGGAGATCGTCGTCGACGGCAACGACGCCGACGCCGTCTATCGCGCGGCGCTCGCCGCTTTCGACAAGGCGCGCGCCGGCGGCGGGCCGTCGCTCATCGAGTGCATGACCTACCGCTATAGCGGCCATTCGCGCGCCGACCCCGGCGCCTACCGCCCGCAGGGCGAGCTCGACGCCTGGAAGGCGAGGGACCCGGTCAAGCTTTACGCGGCCAGGCTCGCCGAGTTCGGCATCGACGCGGCCAAGGTGACGGCCATCGAGCAGGAGTCCAAGCGCAAGATCGACGAGGCGACCGAGGCCTGCAAGAAGGCGCCGCCGCCGCCCGCCGACATCCTTGCCAGCGACGTCTATGCCAACGGAGGCTGGGCATGGCGGAACTGACCTATCGCGAGGCGGTCGCGCGCGGCATCGCCCAGGAGATGAGCCGCGACAAGGACGTGGTGTTTCTCGGCGAGGACGTGGCCAAGGCCGGCGGCGTGTTCACGGCGACGGTCGGGCGTCTCGACCGGTTCGGGCCGCAGCGCGTGCGCGACACGCCGATCTCCGAGCTGGCGATCATGGGCGCGGCCATGGGCGCGGCGATGACGGGTCTCAAACCCATCGCCGAGATCATGTTCTCCGATTTTCTCGCCGTCTGCTTCGACTATATCGCCAACGAGATCCCCAAGGCGCGCTACATGTCGAACGGCCAGCTCAAATGCCCGCTGGTGGTGCGCACCGGCAACGGTGCCGGCTCCCGCTTCGGCGCCCAGCACAGCCAGAGCGTCGAGAACTGGGCGATGATGATCCCGGGGCTCAAGGTGGTGGCCCCCTCGACGCCGGTCGACGTGATCGGGCTTCTGGCGGCGGCCGTGCGCGACCCTGACCCGGTCATCTTCTTCGAGCACAAGTCGCTCTACGCCAGCAAGGGGGAGGTGCCCGACGGCGAGATCGTCGACGAATTGGGCAAGGCGAAGATCGTCCGGGCAGGAAGCGACGCGACCGTGCTGGCCCTCGCCCTGATGGTGCCGCGCGCGCTCGCCGCGGCCGAGCGGCTTGCCCGCGACCATTCCATCGACGTCGAGGTGATCGACGTGCGCTCGCTGGTGCCGCTCGACACCCAGACGATCCTCGGCTCGCTTGCCCGCACCGGGCGGCTGTTCACGGTGGAAGAAAACCCGCGGCTTTGCGGCTGGGGCGCGGAGATCGCCTCGATCGCGGCGGACGAGGCCTTCTACGACCTCGACGGGCCGGTGGTGCGCATCACCACCCCGCACGTGCCGCTGCCGGCCGCCGACAATCTCGAAGACCTCATTCTGCCGACGGTCGAGCGGATCACAGAGACGATTCGCAAGGCTATGGATTGAGAGGCGGGTCATGGACGGGATGATGGACGGAACGGCGACATGGACGTGGTGATGCCGCAGCTCGGCGAGACCGTCGCCGAGGGCAAGATCGGCAACTGGTTCAAAGAGGTCGGCGACAAGGTCGCCGCCGGCGAGAACCTGTTCGAGATCGAGACCGACAAGGTGACCATGGAGGTCCAGGCGATCGAGGGCGGCGTCTTGTCGGAGATCCGCGTCGCGGCCGGCGTGACCGTCCCCGTCGGTACGGTCGTCGCCGTCATCGGCGGCGGCGCGGCGCCGGGAAAACCCAAGCAGGCAGCCGAGACGGTCGTTTCGGAATCGAAACAATTCAAGCCAGAGGTGGCCGCATCGCCCTTCGAGGCGGTGCGCACGCCGCACAAGCCCTCCGGCCGGGCGCAGGCGCCCCAGGGGCTCAAGCTGACGCCGCTTGCCCGCCGCCTCATCGCCCAGCAGGGCATCGACGTCGAGCCAATCGCGCGTGCCGTGCGCGGCCGCGGCGGCTGGCGCATCGCGGCGGCCGATGTGCGCTCAGCCCCGCGCGCCAGGGCCGAGGCACCGTCGCCCGCGCAGGCGATTTCGGTGAAGATCGAGCCCGACCGCGGCGACCGGGTCGAGCCATTGAACCAGATCAGGGCCCGGACCGCCGAGCATCTCGCCGCCGCCTGGCGCGCCGCCCCGCACGTCTATCAGGCCGTCGAGGTCGATTTTTCCGCCGTCGAAAAGGCGCGCGGCACGGCCAAACGGAGCTTTGCCGAACGCCACGGCGTCTCGCTCACCTATCTTCCCTTCGTCGCCCGTGCCGTCTGCCTTGCCCTTGCCGAGTTTCCCCGCTGCAACGCCTATTTCGACCGCGATCGGCTAATCGTCCGTGGCAGGATCAACCTTGCCATCGCCGTCGATCTCGACCATGAGGGCCTTGTCGCGCCGGTCATCGCGGATGCCGGAAACATGAAACTGTTCGCTCTTGCCGTGGCGTTCGCCGCGGCGGCCGACAAGGCGAGAGCCGGAAAGCTCGTGCTTTCCGACCTGGAAGGCGGCAGCTACACCATCACCAACAATGGCAGCTTCGGCACGCTGTTCACGGCGCCCGTCATCAATGCGCCGCAGGTGGCAACCCTCTCCTTCGACGCGGTGACGAAGCGCCCGGTGGTGGTCGACACCGGCGCCGGCGAAGCCGTCATGGCCCGTCCGGTCGCCCTGGTCGGCCAGAGCTTCGACCACCGCGCCATGGACGGCGCCTATTCGGCCGCCTTCCTCTCCCGGCTGAAGGAAATCCTGGAGATCACGGACTGGTCGGCCGAACTGGGCTGACCAGAGCATGATTGTCTTGAATTGAAGCCCAACTTTGCGCAACCGGAGAGATGGGTGACGGTTTAGCCCGATGACATGGGTGACAGGTTTCACGTTACGTTCCGCGGCGGATGGGGCGGGGATGGCCGTCCCGGCCCGATTTTGATAAAGCCCTGCCTCCCCTTCATGGTGCCGAGCACGATCGGCCCATATTTGACCAGCCACACATCCTCGGCGATCGGCAACAGGCCGACCGGTTCGCCGGCGAGCACCTGGCCACGGCGCAAAATCATCCCGGTCAAATGGTTCCCTATAGCCATGAACCGCTCTAACGCCTTGATTTTGCTTTCTCCCCCGCAAGGGGGGAGAAGATTGTTATGTTAATCGCATCCCGCTCTTGGGGTTTCGTCACCCTCGCGCCGGGCCGGTCGAGCCGCGCACCACCAGCTCCACCGGCAGCACCTCGGTGGTCGGGCGCCACGCTTCGACCGGCGTCTCGATCTGCTTGAGTATCATGGCCGCGGCGTGCCGGCCGCTCTCGTAGGACTGGATGCGCACCGTGGTCAGCGCCGGCGACAGCCGGTCGACGAAGGGCATGT
The genomic region above belongs to Hyphomicrobiales bacterium and contains:
- a CDS encoding thiamine pyrophosphate-dependent dehydrogenase E1 component subunit alpha, with the translated sequence MDESAARRAKPDPKNDDIDEAKRLELYRLQVEIRDFEQRAYDLFLQNLVKGTSHLSLGQEAVAAGFAGAMRPGDLSFCTYRGHAHTLARGVAMAKVLGELMQRDNGLMRGKGGSMHLTSVEHGVMGSYAIVGAHLPIACGAAWRAQYKGDKDVSVCFFGDGTTNIGAFHESLNFASVWKLPVVFVCENNLYMEYTAIGEVTAVEHPAAGRARSYGLEEIVVDGNDADAVYRAALAAFDKARAGGGPSLIECMTYRYSGHSRADPGAYRPQGELDAWKARDPVKLYAARLAEFGIDAAKVTAIEQESKRKIDEATEACKKAPPPPADILASDVYANGGWAWRN
- a CDS encoding pyruvate dehydrogenase complex E1 component subunit beta, which produces MAELTYREAVARGIAQEMSRDKDVVFLGEDVAKAGGVFTATVGRLDRFGPQRVRDTPISELAIMGAAMGAAMTGLKPIAEIMFSDFLAVCFDYIANEIPKARYMSNGQLKCPLVVRTGNGAGSRFGAQHSQSVENWAMMIPGLKVVAPSTPVDVIGLLAAAVRDPDPVIFFEHKSLYASKGEVPDGEIVDELGKAKIVRAGSDATVLALALMVPRALAAAERLARDHSIDVEVIDVRSLVPLDTQTILGSLARTGRLFTVEENPRLCGWGAEIASIAADEAFYDLDGPVVRITTPHVPLPAADNLEDLILPTVERITETIRKAMD
- a CDS encoding dihydrolipoamide acetyltransferase family protein, with the protein product MDVVMPQLGETVAEGKIGNWFKEVGDKVAAGENLFEIETDKVTMEVQAIEGGVLSEIRVAAGVTVPVGTVVAVIGGGAAPGKPKQAAETVVSESKQFKPEVAASPFEAVRTPHKPSGRAQAPQGLKLTPLARRLIAQQGIDVEPIARAVRGRGGWRIAAADVRSAPRARAEAPSPAQAISVKIEPDRGDRVEPLNQIRARTAEHLAAAWRAAPHVYQAVEVDFSAVEKARGTAKRSFAERHGVSLTYLPFVARAVCLALAEFPRCNAYFDRDRLIVRGRINLAIAVDLDHEGLVAPVIADAGNMKLFALAVAFAAAADKARAGKLVLSDLEGGSYTITNNGSFGTLFTAPVINAPQVATLSFDAVTKRPVVVDTGAGEAVMARPVALVGQSFDHRAMDGAYSAAFLSRLKEILEITDWSAELG